A genomic stretch from Crassostrea angulata isolate pt1a10 unplaced genomic scaffold, ASM2561291v2 HiC_scaffold_191, whole genome shotgun sequence includes:
- the LOC128169727 gene encoding uncharacterized protein LOC128169727 yields the protein MSDLEESHFEPDYEEDCLPDHIKGSTLGKKGKKCPVCSSRFTHVRRHVIQEHIPWFMYPRTSCWKCELGFGQERFLRLHLEREHFDDSTDCRYYINLHGQRWIEEISIFLAKFDMVKTLSFINTNGLFMSCQGAIWQEDDLEQILYYLNETKQHFPLTKMPYPAQNITSIFHWKILSILLDMNKIHTVYLKNNNLQKNKKILIVGSSFIYWAHQRSTMLNSSDLGLKNVQITWHGIRGMKWGSLVETVNSLTENNSPDIMVIHVGSNDISYCSLLPLIKKMKTDISLFTEKFGNTILIFSEVLSRRFWGRIDGWEGEKKKIYINKEVGSFVEEKGGKVVIHNKIYWKNKSLLR from the coding sequence ATGTCTGATTTAGAGGAGAGTCACTTTGAACCAGATTATGAAGAAGATTGTCTCCCAGACCATATAAAAGGTTCTACATTAGGTAAAAAGGGAAAAAAGTGTCCTGTATGTAGTTCAAGATTTACTCATGTAAGAAGACATGTCATTCAAGAACATATTCCTTGGTTTATGTATCCTAGAACATCTTGCTGGAAATGTGAACTAGGGTTTGGCCAAGAAAGGTTTCTAAGATTACATTTGGAAAGAGAACATTTTGATGATTCCACAGATTGCAGATATTATATTAACCTTCATGGTCAAAGATGGATTGAAGAGATATCTATTTTTTTGGCCAAGTTTGACATGGTCAAAACACTATCTTTCATCAACACTAATGGACTATTCATGTCCTGTCAAGGAGCAATCTGGCAAGAGGATGACCTTGAACAAATCTTATATTATTTGAACGAGACAAAACAACATTTCCCTTTAACAAAAATGCCTTACCCAGCTCAAAATATCACAAGTATATTCCATTGGAAAATATTGAGCATTCTTTTAgacatgaataaaattcatacagtttatttgaaaaataacaatcttcagaaaaacaagaaaatactTATTGTGGgttcttcatttatttattggGCACATCAAAGATCAACAATGCTAAATTCCTCAGATCTTGGtctaaaaaatgttcaaattaccTGGCATGGAATTAGAGGAATGAAATGGGGTTCCCTTGTCGAAACTGTTAATTCTCTAACAGAAAACAATAGTCCTGATATCATGGTTATTCACGTGGGATCCAATGATATTTCTTATTGTAGCTTACTACCTCTTatcaagaaaatgaaaactgataTAAGTTTGTTTActgaaaaatttggaaatacaattttgattttttcggaAGTTTTATCCAGGAGATTTTGGGGTAGAATTGATGGCTGGGAGggagaaaagaagaaaatatatattaataaagaagtagGATCATTCGTTGAAGAAAAGGGAGGGAAAGTAGTAATACACAATAAAATTTATTGGAAAAATAAATCACTGTTAAGGTGA